The Periplaneta americana isolate PAMFEO1 chromosome 9, P.americana_PAMFEO1_priV1, whole genome shotgun sequence genome contains a region encoding:
- the LOC138705845 gene encoding tigger transposable element-derived protein 1-like, with amino-acid sequence MGKYERKTEKTCLTQRQFDEAKRLINERASQRAAAKKVGCSEATLRKRLKLGIVASSMGRHRKVFNEEMEEQLVKHVKDLEARFYGMTRKTLMKVAYESAVQNGLEHRFNTELKLAGKDWVYRFLADWGLSLRTPEQCSLGRAMGFNKVQVDRYFENLKECLGKYKFPPHRLFNMDETGVSTVPDKTAKVVATKGKKSIKKVKSAERGQIVTAVFCVNPTGNFIPPALIFPRKRNKPELYNNSPTGSLGLVSESGYMNSELFLVWLEHFSKHVKSSVDDPVLLVLDNHVSHCSLSAVEFCRQHNIVLLTLPPHASHMLQPLDKVIFAPFKKFYAQEVEKWLCSNPGRAITQMEVSGLFRVAFQRVATAGNAVAAFCDTGIYPYNPHVFNDDDFLPYEVTKIDLPIPEYLDQSATSNRDEDVDKEQEERKQLNMNNQETNEGSTNQTVQPTSSISLPQVPITNIHPLPKYENLNKRKRTSQQSEILTSCPYKNNLVKKENLKQEKEKKKQERLKERTQKQLSKSNPQVSKITKRCKKYKGTKSKTFTGQQLTLGPSTSSDKQTPSEKTYICPGCGESIEEDWV; translated from the exons ATGGGGAAGTATGAGAGGAAAACTGAAAAAACATGTCTCACACAAAGACAGTTTGATGAAGCAAAACGACTGATTAATGAGAGAGCTAGCCAGAGGGCTGCTGCCAAGAAGGTCGGGTGCAGTGAAGCGACACTTCGAAAGAGGCTTAAGTTG ggTATCGTAGCTAGTTCAATGGGAAGGCACAGAAAGGTGTTTAATGAAGAGATGGAGGAACAACTggtgaaacatgttaaagatCTGGAAGCTAGGTTTTATGGCATGACTAGGAAGACGTTAATGAAAGTAGCTTATGAATCTGCAGTCCAGAACGGACTAGAGCACCGATTTAACACTGAATTGAAATTAGCGGGCAAAGATTGGGTGTACCGATTTCTTGCAGACTGGGGTCTTTCTTTACGTACACCCGAGCAGTGCAGTTTAGGAAGGGCAATGGGATTTAACAAGGTGCAGGTTGACCGGTATTTTGAGAACCTCAAGGAATGTTTGGGAAAGTACAAATTTCCTCCCCACAGATTGTTCAACATGGACGAGACCGGTGTGTCGACTGTTCCTGATAAGACGGCTAAAGTCGTTGCTACAAAGGGAAAGAAGTCCATCAAGAAAGTAAAATCGGCTGAAAGAGGTCAAATAGTCACTGCTGTTTTTTGTGTAAACCCAACAGGGAACTTTATACCACCTGCTTTGATTTTTCCTCGTAAGAGGAACAAACCGGAGCTCTATAACAACTCCCCTACAGGTTCTCTTGGACTTGTTAGCGAATCTGGATACATGAATTCCGAACTGTTCCTTGTTTGGTTGGAACATTTTTCCAAGCATGTTAAATCTTCAGTGGATGATCCAGTCCTCTTGGTTCTTGATAACCATGTCTCACATTGCTCGCTTTCAGCTGTGGAATTCTGCAGACAGCACAACATTGTCCTATTGACGTTGCCACCCCATGCTAGTCATATGCTTCAGCCATTAGATAAAGTAATATTTGCCCCATTCAAGAAATTCTATGCCCAAGAAGTAGAAAAATGGCTTTGTAGTAATCCTGGCAGAGCTATAACCCAGATGGAAGTGTCTGGTCTATTTCGCGTAGCATTCCAGAGGGTGGCAACTGCTGGAAATGCTGTAGCGGCTTTTTGTGACACAGGCATTTATCCCTACAATCCACACGTGTTCAATGATGATGATTTCTTACCATATGAGGTAACCAAAATCGACTTGCCAATTCCTGAATATCTCGATCAGTCAGCAACTAGTAACagagatgaagatgtagataaagaacaggaagaaagaaaacaattgaatATGAATAACCAAGAAACAAATGAGGGGTCAACTAATCAAACAGTTCAACCAACCAGTTCCATTAGTTTACCTCAAGTACCAATCACCAACATTCATCCCTTACCTAAATATGAGAATCTGAACAAAAGGAAAAGAACCAGTCAGCAATCAGAGATTTTAACATCGTGTCCGTATAAAAACAATCTTGTGAAGAAGGAAAACTTGAaacaggagaaagaaaagaagaaacaagaaaggCTGAAAGAAAGAACTCAAAAGCAGCTTTCAAAATCGAATCCTCAAGTGTCCAAAATTACAAAAAGATGTAAAAAATATAAAGGAACCAAATCGAAAACTTTCACTGGACAACAGCTGACATTAGGGCCTAGCACATCTAGTGATAAACAAACTCCATCAGAGAAGACATACATCTGCCCTGGCTGTGGCGAATCCATTGAAGAAGACTGGGTATAG